One part of the Vicia villosa cultivar HV-30 ecotype Madison, WI linkage group LG6, Vvil1.0, whole genome shotgun sequence genome encodes these proteins:
- the LOC131610042 gene encoding two-component response regulator 24-like → MKDQEKGKGLMEPQNSATELTALIVDDDKLVRMIHQGLLKRAGVKNEAVKNGKEAIDIHCSGQSYDIIFMDKDMPIMNGIEATKKLRSMGIESMIVGASSCNRDAEKQEFIEAGLNDYQGKPLTLEALKSILDVVKASK, encoded by the exons atgaaagatcaagagaaagggaAAGGGCTCATGGAACCTCAAAACTCAGCTACCGAATTAACAGCGCTTATTGTAGATGATGATAAGCTTGTTAGAATGATTCATCAAGGTCTATTGAAAAGAGCTGGTGTGAAAAATGAAGCAGTAAAGAATGGTAAAGAAGCCATAGATATTCATTGTAGTGGTCAAAGTTATGACATTATTTTCATGGACAAAGATATGCCTATCATGAATGGGATTGAG GCAACCAAGAAACTACGATCAATGGGTATTGAAAGCATGATTGTTGGTGCGTCATCATGCAATAGAGATGCAGAAAAACAAGAATTTATTGAGGCAGGGCTAAATGACTATCAAGGGAAACCATTGACCCTTGAGGCACTTAAGTCGATTCTTGATGTGGTAAAAGCTAGCAAGTAG